The window ttttcttgtttcttatttctattttcgaaaataaaaacataaattttttgtttttgggaaaaaatgtaagggcgtttggtaacgtttctgttcaaaattgttttaaggaatagaaatagaaaaaactattttgttTGGGGaataattttgacaaaaaaaaacatctttggtaaacttgttaaaggaataaaaaatgaatcaaaatccgtttgataaatttatatttttttaatttcttttaatattaatatttttattttatttttccttttttccttttcttttcttcttttggtcggcggcctcgcctgtggtgggcaagcttggcctcgcccaaatccggcgacgctttggcgaggtcgccgaccctcgacagCGTTgccgaccaaagaaaaagaagaaaaaagaggagagagaaaaatgttattcaaaagtgtttctaaaacaaaaaataaataaataacttatttttatttctcatttccattccaattttgttccgggaataaaaaaataaattttgaataaaaatgcaaataaacgtgtttctgtttgtTCTcgaaaacgaaaaataaaatttttgttcataaataagaagaagaacGTTACCATGCAAGgcaaacgtttttttttttttttttttttaagaacaaaagaatagaaattattttccgggaaaaaaaaaaaagggacgcGGACGAACAGGCCCCTAATCactgagctctctctctccgtctctctgtGCGAATCTCTTCTTCGATTCAAGCTCCGACGGGGACGACCCCCATCATCCTCGAGCTCATCCACCTCCCTCGCCATTGCCAGAGGTCGATCGATCGCTCGCCGGCCGCCGACGACCGACGAGCACCGGTTCCGTCCGACGGGGGTGTAGGACGGCAAGACCGCGAGAGGCGAGGAGGAAATGGGGCTAGGGTTGCTGGCTTCGAGGGCTCTCCGGCCCGCCGCGTCGcggctcctccaggacccgccGAGGCACGGGTTCGCCTGGGCGATCGGGTCCACGCCCGAGGGGCAGAGCCCCGAGGCCTCCGCCGCCCAGGCTCAGCCCGATCCCGCCCCGGAAGCCCGTCGCCGGCGCCCGGTTCCACTTGCCGAACCCGGAGAACGCGATCGAGGTGTTCGTGGACGGGTACCCTTTGAAGATCCCCCAGGGCATGACGGTCCTCCAGGCGTGCGAGGTCGCCGGGGTCGACACCCCGAGGTTCTGTTACCACAGCCGGCTGTCGATCGCCGACAAGTATAGGATGTGTTTGGTCAAGGTCGAGAAGTCCCTGAAGCCGGTCGCTTCCTGCGCTATGCCCGCGCTTCCTGGTAATTTGATTTGGGGGGAGGGGGGATTAGTTGTTTTCCACAGATGTTGTTTTTAACTTTCAATGCGTTtattttgagtttgattttgTTGTTTCCGGTTGGGAAAGGGAAATGCAACTTGCTGAAGTTTTGCAGACTTCAGTTCGAATTGATTTATCTAACTATGTGCTCATGGGGTTAAGTAAATGATGTTATAATCTGTACTACGTATTCTGATTTTGTTGTTATTCATTTGGTGTAACATTCTGTAAATTCGTAATTGGCTTTATGCTTGTCACTTGTGAACCGAATCAGTTATAGTGGCTAATATCAAGAAGTACGTGCAGTCAACAGTGTTCTATACTTGTTTAGACGAGAGCTGTGCTTATACTTTTGATTGATATTAGACAGTGTTCTATACTAGGTTAGATGATAGAATACTCTGATTTTGTGCAATATATTCACCAGTTGTGTCTCTGCAAATTTCGATGACCAGTTAGTTCCTGCAGTTGTCATATATGTCGATTGGAATTTCCAATCTTTAGAGCATCTGTTGAAGACTGTTGGTTACTTTCGGACGACATTCTTATAAATAGAATTTAATTTTCAGGGATGAAGATCAAGACGGACCCTCCAATTGCTAAGAAAGCACGAGAAGGGGTGATGGAGTTCTTATTGATGAACCATCCCTTAGATTGTCCAATTTGTGACCAAGGTGGTGAGTGTGATCTTCAGGATCAATCTATGGCTTTTGGTCTGATCAAGGACGGTTCACTGAATTGAAGAGATCAGTGGTCCATAAGAATCTTGGCCCTCTAGTAAAGACTGTCATGACTCGCTGTATCCAGTGTACAAGGTTAGCATTTTCACCTTTTTAATTAGCATCACTGATTTTGCCCACACCATGTTTAGTTTTTCTTCCActtatttcaaaattgattaCTTGGGAACTGGAGAATGCTTCATTGGTATTTATGTACAGCACAGTGTGatcattttgttgtttggatgAAAAAGTTATGTTTTGGGAGTCGAAAGGGATTTGTAGAGGTCTTTCATGTACTCATTTCCAATTCCAAGTTGTAAGCACAGCATCAGTAATTAGTATCATCTCTTTTAAATGGGGATCGGGATGGGCAGGCTTCGAACTCGATGATTGGGATCCGTTGTTGTTATGACTTGATGCCATATCTTTGGCAGCTGAACTGTTTGCCAAAGTAGAATTTAGATTATTAATGCATCTCTATGGGAATCTTTTGATTAAAGGAAGTAGTTTTATTTTGATGTTCCTATGAAAGATAATCTTTATGATGACATAGAAACTACCTGGACAAGGTGGGAAACTTCAGACCTGTCTGGCCTACTTCCATTCCCAGATATGGTGTCATCAATCTGTTCAGAAATTCTGAATCTGGTTTCATAATTTCACACTTAATCAGAGAGCCACTAACCCCTTCTAGTCTCCGCATTAGCAAATATGACCTATTGTGGTTGCTGGGCTCTTTGAGAGAGAGGATTCGGATGCAATTTTTTCTGCCATTGAGACCATTACTAAGAATGGGAATGTTGTGAGGCCTGACTGGAATGGTTACAATGTGTTGCTTCTACATGCTGCTCAAGCTGCGGCCCTCGATCTTGGACTTGTTTCACAATCTTCTGACAGCATCAAGTCCGCAAAATTTGTGTATCTGATGGGTGCAGATGACATCAACTTGAAGGACATTCCCGATGATGCATTTGTAGTCTATCAAGGGCATCATGGAGATCAAAGTGTATATTGTGCCAATGTCATTCTTCCAGCATCTGCCTTCAGCGAAAAGGAAGGTACATGTGAAAATACTGAAGGATGCATTCAGCAGACTCTCCCTGCAGTTCCAACGGTTGGTGATGCAAGAGAACGCATCCTTCTCCTTGCAGTTCCAACGGTTGGTGATGCAAGAGATGATTGGAAGATTGTTCGTGCTTTGAAGTTTAGACGGTTTCATTCCTTCATATCAAACTGGCAAAGAAAGCTGTAAAGGAATAGAACGAGGGAAGACAGACTGGATTAATCAGTGAAAAAACAGAATTCCCCTAATTACTGCAAAACAGCCCCCACCACGCCCAAACCTCCCCAACTGCGTCCCCCATCCTCCGTCCTTAGCCAGCTGTCCTTTTTGCCCGAATTCGTTCCCTCATTACAAGTGCATGAGCCCCCACACCCCTCCTACTCCCATTgcacctttttgtttttgtagtgagcctcctcctcctttctctgtCTTCAGCTTTCTCAACGAGGTGCTAATCATAGAGGAGTTCATCGAGGAGCCGATCGAGATGAAAATGGCGCAGGTGTCAGAGGAGATAAAGGGATGGGTAGAACAAAAGAACGAGCACGAGCGAGAAATAGAGAATGAGCCATGGACAGTGGTACCGGAGATGGAGGAACAAATGATCGAGACGGGGAACGCTCCACAGGAGCAAGTAGCACAACAACCACAAAACTCACCGAAGCAAGTGGCACAGCATGCATAGGCAAAACAAAAGAACGAGCATGAGCTATAGGAGGTGCCAAAGATTGAGGAACAAATGATTGAGACAGGAACGAGCCACAAGTGGCACAACAGCCACAAAACGACCCACTGGCATTGGCGACAAAATGGCCAGCGCACCGTTCGTTTTCCGATTGGATCTAGAAACTGGACACCCGAATTGACTGGATATGGCAGCGTCTAGGCCATGTCAATAGTTTGTTTGCAAGTGTTCTGGACTCATCATCGGACTGGCTAGATTAGCCACCTTGCGATCAAGTGTGGATGGTGGAGGCTGTTCTTCATAATAATAGGTCACTTCATTAGCTTCATCACTCTGGCTTTCACCCTGAAGAGAAGGTATGTGTGAAGAGAAGGTATGTGGAGTTTAACaatttaaaatatatgttaGACAAGCAGTGTAAACTAGAGTTGCCAAAAATGGCTCCCGATCATGGTTGCTTATACTGCACTTGGGTCATTATGGCCGTTATTTATGTCTTACTTTTCTCTACTCTTATGATTATACTTTCAATTCTTTGGCCTTGTGACCATTTGAGGAGGGCCATGGCACCTAATCTAGGGCATAATTAATGTGGGACGTGTCtctttccgttttttttttttaaacaaaatgtgTTGCTAATCTAGATGGTAATTAGTGAAGTTCAAAAGCAGATGTTTTCTTTCCACAAAATTGTCTGATTGATCTTCAAGATTCATCTCCTTGTGAGAGCATCTCAAGAGGCAATGGTTAGTCCATTGAAAAGACTGCGCTTGTGTAGGCATAGTCAAATAGTCATAGGCTCTCACAAGCACAATCTTTTCAATGGACTAACCATAGTCTCTGCTCTCACAAGGTGATAAATCTTGAAGATCAATCAGACGgttttgtggaaagaaaataaaatttgctttTGATATTCACTAATTACCATCCAGAGCAGCAATacattttgttcaaaaaaaaaaaaaaaaaaacagag of the Eucalyptus grandis isolate ANBG69807.140 chromosome 10, ASM1654582v1, whole genome shotgun sequence genome contains:
- the LOC104422200 gene encoding NADH dehydrogenase [ubiquinone] iron-sulfur protein 1, mitochondrial, whose amino-acid sequence is MGLGLLASRALRPAASRLLQDPPRHGFAWAIGSTPEGQSPEASAGARFHLPNPENAIEVFVDGYPLKIPQGMTVLQACEVAGVDTPRFCYHSRLSIADKYRMCLVKVEKSLKPVASCAMPALPGMKIKTDPPIAKKAREGVMEFLLMNHPLDCPICDQGGECDLQDQSMAFGLIKDGSLN